AATTGACACCGCTTAAGTTAGCATTAGCAAAGTGGGCACTCGGCATAATAATGTTAGGCAAATCCACACCTCTAAGATCGGCCCGATACAAGACTATGCCCTCAAACCTTCTTTCTCCAGCAGCGTAGCGCCGTAGCAATTCTTGAGTTTCAAGAACTCTAACTGGATCGCTTTTATAGCTGCCATCCGGCATAATAGTATGACAAAACAACGCAGATTCTGTATCAATATTCTGCCATTGAGCCGAGACAAAATTGGTGCCAGTTAGGTTCGTCTCAGCCAGGCTAACATTGTTTAAGTTAGTATTCTCCAAATTAGCACCGCTCAGGTCAGCATACTTCAATTGAGCATTAGTCAGATTAGCCTTGCTAAAATTTGCCTCCACTAAGCAAGTGCTCCTCAAATTAGCATTTTCTAGATTAGTGTCACTTAAATTAGCACCGCTCAGGTCGCACCCCTGGAAAATACTTGAGTGCAAATCAGAGCCACTTAAATCGATATCGATCAGGTATTCACCTTGGACAACAATTCCTTCTAAATTCATTCCAGAAAAGTCTCTCCATCCATCTTTGTACAAATTGACAACCTCCGGACCTTCCATCTCTGGGTGATGTTCGTAGAGGGATAGAAGCGGCATAAATTTTTCGGTTTCTTCTTCCCCTTCGAGATATTCTTCGCTATTCATCACTTTTTTTAAGATAAAATATTTACATATTAATAATAGCAGAGCGTGAGCCAGACAAGACTACATCCCAATCGTATCCTGGTGGATGAAATTCAACCTCACAAACTTTATAATTCTGGTTTTAATGTTTCACTCAATAATCTGGCTGGTTTTACGCCGGATGATGGGGAAGGTGCTTCCCATCGGGCTGCTTTGGCTTGGTATGCGGGGACTGCTAATCTCAATGAAAGTCAGTTTCCTTCGGAGAATGGCGAAACAATTTACCGTCGCTTGGGTGATTTGGAGCAAAATAATATTGCTGATGTTACTAAGACTTGGTACACTCCTGAGCACACTAATGCTAGTTTTACTCAGGGCGATACTAAAGCTCCTTGGGAAGGAATTGGTACGGGTTGGTTCGACTCTGTTTTAGGGGGAGGTTCTGAATTTCGCCCGTATGATTTGGATGGATATAAGTTTAGCCTAGACGAGATTCAGGAGTTCGGCTACCCCAACGGTTGGAAAAATTATTTAGAAGGCAAGCGAGTTTCAGTGACAGAAGATAACACCCCAATACCTGCAATGCGGGGTGATTTTGCAGTTCCTACGCTCTTTAATGGCAATTTTGATGCGATTGCGGCTAAACTAGATTCGCAACCCCTTCCTGGTTGGTCTTTGTACAATGGCGATGATAAGTCTGTGTTGCAAAGATCCTTGGTGAATGCGATCGGGTCTAATTCGGGTTCAACCAATTACGCTTTGGCTCTCAAATCAGATGAGAGCATTACGCACAACCCTTTTGTTGTACCCGATTGGGGGAACTTGCGGTTCGATGTTCATGCCCCAGTTGCTAGTGGTAAACTGCGTGTTACACTCGAAACAATTGATGGTAATTTTAAAGAGACAAACGAAATAGACCTGGGCAAAGGACTTCAAATACCTAACAGTATGACTGATGTTTCTCAGGTTACGAGCGCCTACTTAAATAACCTTAATGCAGTAGGATTTGGTCGAAACGGTTTTGAAACTTTCCAGATGAATTTGCCAACTAACAATGATGTCACAAAACAGTATCGAGGTCAACCAGCTACTTTGAAGTTTGAATTAGAAGGGGGTGAATCAGTTTACCTAGATAATGTTTTCTTTAAGAGCGATTCTCTGAATTTTGGTAATCCCACTGAAGCTAGATGGAATATCGACGAACCTGCTCAAAATCCATATCAAACCAATTTATTGCTTGAGAAGCCACAGTACACATCGTCTTATAATGCTGTTACTGGATTACCTAACTGGGTTAGTTGGCAAGTTGACAATACTTGGAGTCAGCGATTCGTCGGTCGCACTGGAGATCAATTTATCGTTGACCCCGACTTACCTAATAACCCTAACTTCCCAACTTGGTCTCGCATTGATGGGACGATGTATCAAGGTAGTGGACTTGATAAAGGTCATCTTGTCCCTGATAAAGATAGAAATAGAAACCAGAAAGATGCTCTTGCTACCTACATGAGCACAAACTTAATCCCGCAAGCAATAGACAATAACCGACTGTTCCGCAATAACCCAGACATTTCGCCTGCATGGTCTAGAATTGAATCAAAATTAGTTGAGCAGCTAATCTTTGATTACAACAAAAAACTTGATATTACTGCTGGTGTTTTTGATACTAAACCACAGAATTGGTCTATCCAGCCAAAAACTAGAGCACCTGAAGCACTTACGGAAGCGCAAAATCAGGGAAATACAAATCCTACAAATTTAGAAGCTAACGGAATTCGCATTCCTGGGTGGACATGGAAAACAATTTTGGTTTCCAACAAATCAAATCTTGGGGTACAAGATATTCTTGGCAGTTACACCTATATTACGCCCAACATACCAGAACCTTACACGGACTGGAACGGGCAACCAGCAGTCCCGAATCCACTTAATCAACTGTTAGGGGAAAACCGCGAACCTATAACAAGTGCCGAACAATGGCGAACACCAAGCACATGGAAGATTTCTATTAATCAGCTTGAAAATTTGCTGAATGCTCAGGGTTCTGACAAGGTTTTTAACTTTTTGTCAAATCTTCCTGAAGATGTTCGGAATCGAATTAAACAACAGAGCGATTTCCAGTTTCCACCTCCCTAAGTCCAACTTGCTTGGGATTTACGCAGAACTATTATTAAATAGATTGAGGAGGTATCTAAATGTTCAAAACATTAGTGTTCTCTCAATGCTGCGTAAGTCCTATTTTTTTGAAAGAGATGTAACCCCTACGACAACTTATTCAAATTTAAAATTCATTTTCTCTAATCTCTCCGCGCCAGTGTTCAGTAGCATTTATTGGACCAGGGATAAATTCTCCAGTTACCCAAGTAGTGTTACAAAAATACACATCTGCTTCAGCACCAAAAAGATTTTGAATTCCCTCAAGATTACTTCCTGTAAACTCGGGAGCATACATATCAGCCAATCCCAAATATGCACCTCTAAGATCGCAGTAAATTATTTGAGGATTGCGCCATTCGCAGTTAATTAAATGGGTATTTTTCAAATCACTAAAAATAATCCGTTTAATGCCACCAAAATTACAATCAGTCAAGTTAGCGCCGACCAAATTTACGTGACTGAAGCGAGTTTGCCATAAAAAATTAACGCCCGATAAAGTAACATTACTGAGATCGACTTCATGCAAAACTAGATTCCGAAACTCTCTTTCACCTTCATCATAAAGTCTGAGAAATTCCCCAACGTCTGTCAGTCTGTGAGAATCGGTTTGTACTTGACCATTAGGCATAATAGTTTGACAAAAAATAGTATCTTTTGTCGTTTTAATATCAGTAATATTAGCTTTTGTTAGATTAGCTCCAATGAGTTCGGTACCGCTTAAATCAGCATTAGTTAGGTCAGCATTAGTTAGGTCAGCATTAGTTAGGTCAGCATTAGTTAAGTTAGCGTTTCTGAGATTGGCTCCTCTCAAGTTCGCATTGAGCATGAAAGCCGATACTAAAGAAACTTTTTCCATATTGGCATCACTCATATTGGCATTGATTAGGCGAGTCCGCCCTATTTCAAAGTCTACCCATCTCAAATCGGCCTGGCTGAGATTGATATCAATGAAACAAGGCCACTGAAGACGAGCGTATTTTAAATCAATCCCTGTAAAGTTTCGCTCTCCGGCTCTATACTGTTGAATCATATCAGCTCCAGCGATGCGTCCCTTGGCAATTTCTTGAAGACTCATAATTATTGTCTAAATTAGTTTACATCTTGTATTATAGTACAATTATCATTAGTTGGCTCTTTCGTACTTATATAACAACTTTTTAGGACATTATCATAATTTCATACTTCCCTGTTAGCCTTGTGGGAGGGCGGACAATTACTACCAAACAAGATGCAAACTTTTTGATTGACAGTACCAACAATCAAATTCAGAATACTAAGGATATCTAGTCTGATATCGAAAATAAGATTGGGTTGGGGAGAAAAGGATTTGAAACCTTCCAACTTAAGTTAAACCTCACTGATTCAGAAATCGCAGAGTTTCGAGGTAAGCCAGCGAAAATAACCTTTTCTTTAGACGGTGGCGATTCCGTTTACATAGATAATGTTTTCTTCAAGGGGTATAGCCGAGATACGCGCATTCCGAGGACATGACGTAAAGTTTTGTGTGCGATTCGTTTAGCCTAAATGAGTATTAATACTCTGGGACGGCTAGCCAGGTAAATCTAAGGGAGTAATCCCAACAGAACCTTGACAACTTGACTGCCATGTAGGTGTAAGCCCTACCACTCAGGCGCAGAGTTGAAAGCATTACCCCTAGGGTAGCGATTGGTCATCAATCCCTAAAGCGGGGTAAGAAGGCGTTCTTACTGGGAGCCTAACCCGGTATACGTCGAGCAAGAGACTATGGATACGAGAGAAAGGTACGTCTGAACCATCGTTATTACGAACCAGTCAAATAAGGCTGACAGACTGGAGCCAAAAGGCACAGGATATGGTGATGGCTACTACATTATAGACCATCAAGCGCTACCAATAAACCCGGTGGATAGTACCGTCCTAACGTCTCAAACAATGGCAGTCAGGAACGAAGTAATCCTTCCAATACCTCTTGTAATGGTCGATAAACAAGTAATCAACCAAGATGAAAGCTTCTGGGAAACCAGGGTACGGAAGGGGAGGATGGTGTCAGAAGCGAACGCCTTACCGTAATGGCGAGGATATGCAGACAGACACCCGGTTACAGGAAATATAGAGTCGTGAAAAAGCAATGAATAAGCCTAATGCCGAATTAACAATTCAGGAAAGGATGGACGATTCAATCCAATGGAACCAAATTAATTGGAAGAAGCTGGAAAAACGAGTATTCAAGTTGCAAAAACGAATCTATAGAGCCAGTGAGCGTGGTGATTTAAAAGCAGTTCGTAGACTCCAGAAAACACTACTAAACTCGTGGTCAGCTAAGTGCTTAGCGGTCAGACGGGTAACACAGGAGAATCAGGGAAAAAAGACGGCTGGTGTGGACGGTGTGAAATCACTGACCCTTCTTCAGCGTATTGACTTGGTAGGGCAATTGAAACTTACCCGGAAAGCAAAACCAACCCGCAGAGTTTGGATACCAAAACCGGGGACAGAAGAAAAACGCCCATTAGGAATCCCCGTCATGAAAGACCGGGCAATACAAGCCCTAGTTAAGCTAGCATTAGAACCCGAATGGGAAGCCCGTTTTGAATCCAATTCCTACGGTTTTAGACCCGGACGCTCATGCCACGATGCGATTGAAGCTATATTCAATGCTATCCGATACAAACCCAAATTTGTATTAGATGCAGACATCTCAAAATGTTTTGAGCGCATCAATCATCCAGAACTTCTCAGGAAGATTAACACCTTCCCAGTCATGCACAGACAAATCAAAGCATGGCTGAAAGCCGGGGTAATGGATAACGGAATCTTCGAGGAAACTGAAAAAGGAACACCACAAGGCGGGGTAATATCGCCGTTATTGGCTAACATCGCCCTGCATGGAATGGAAAACCGAATCAAGCAATACGCAACTACCCTTAAAGGGGGAAAGAGAGACAATCAATACGCTCTCACATTAGTGCGATACGCGGATGACTTCGTAATTCTCCATGAAAAACTTGAAGTAGTCCTAGAGTGCCAAAGAATAATCCAGAACTGGCTAAAGCAAATAGGGCTAGAACTGAAACCAGCGAAAACTCGGATTGCTCATACCCTGAAACCACTAGCTGAAAATCAACCCGGATTCGATTTTCTGGGATTCACAATCAGGCAGTTCAAGGTAGGAAAATATCAATCAGGGGAAAACGCACAAAGAAAAAAGCTGGGATTCAAAACGATTATTAAGCCTTCTGCTTTGAAAATCAAAACGCACCTAGAGAAAATAGCAGAGATCATCGACGCACATAAAGCAGCATCTCAAGCTGCATTGATATCGCGCCTTAATCCAATTATTAGGGGATGGTCAAACTATTACTCAACCGTGTGTAGCAAGGAAATCTACTCAAAATTGGATTTCCTAATGTACCAAAAACTTCGTAGATGGGCTAACCTACGCCATCCCAACAAGACTAAGAAGTGGGTGGCAGGAAAATACTGGCAAACCATAGGAAATAACCACTGGGTTTTTGCAACTCGTCTTGAAGGGAATTGTTCCTTAACCTCAGTCAAACACTCGGATACACCGATTAGTAAACATACCAAGGTAAAAGGTGACGCTTGCCCTTACGACGGAAATTTAATCTACTGGAGTACAAGAATGGGTACACACCCCGAAGTCCCAACAACAGTGGCAAAACTGTTAAAAAGACAGAAAGGAAAGTGCCCGCACTGCGGACTACATTTCAAACCCGGTGATATATGGGAAATTGACCATATCAACCCTAAAGCCAATGGTGGAAGGAACACTATGGATAACTTCCAACTTTTACACCGCCACTGCCACGACTCAAAAACCAAAGAAGATTTGGCTGGTATGCGTGACAAGCATCCTGTAACCCAGGAGCCGTGTGAAGCGAAAGTTTCACGCACGGTTTTGAAGACGAGCAGGCGGGGTGACTCGCTTGCTTAGTTTAACAAATATAAGACAAAATGACTTGAAGTAGCAAAGCCTGAAATGTTTAGCAGTAAAAGATGGACGCTTTTTGGGTCTGTACGGAGGCAGAGTATTGGTTATACTCTGCCTTCTCAAACTTGGTTGAATAGTCAGCTAATTTAGGATGCTTTTGTGCTTGCAAGCTTCCTCGAAAGCAAAGTCGCGACTTATTTGTTACGTTTCTTAATATCACGTCCTCTGAATGCAGGTATCTCGGCTTTACCCCGGCAAGTGCGATCGCACTTGCCAAAACCAAAATCCCTCAATTACTCGAAAGTTGAGGGATTTTTCTTGGCTCAAAACATCCCATCCAGTAAGTCGGTAACGGCCCCTTGGTCGCGGCTGCGATTATCGTCGTACACCATCAGAGTATTCAAATTCCTGTGCCTGCTGAGTTTCTGAACCTTCCGCACATCCCCGTCTGTTGCATCCAGTGCCGCTGTGATGGCTGAGTGCCGGATTCGGTGGGGACTCATTTGTTTTTTGATACCAGCCTTTTCGCTATAACGGACAACCATCTTGCAGATACCGTCGCCGCTAAGTCTGTGTCCACTGTGGGCGGAGTCAAGTGCTATAAAAAGCGGGCTATCGGGCGAGCAACTTCCCCTTTCCTCCAACCAATCGGCGATCGCCCGAACAGTCGCCACGCCCAAGTCCACTACTTCCGACTGAGTGCCGCGTCCCTTGCCAAGAATTCGCAAAGTCTTACCGGCCGGGTCAAAGTCTCGAACGTTCAACTGACTGATTTCGTTGCGCCGCAAAGCATTACCCCACAGCAAACGCAGCAAAGCATAGTCTCTCTTGCCAGCTTTCGTTGCCAGATCGCACCCGCTCAAAATTCGCTCAAAAGTGGCTCTATCAACGCCCGTTGTATCTCGGTAGCCGACAATTTTCTCCCCTTTGATGTCCCCTAAAGTATAGTGACACACGCCGAGCTTGCGACCCATTTCCACCAACGATTTAACAGCCGCCAGCCGCCGATTGACCGTGGCCTCCTTGAGTCCCTTGTCGATCAGCTTAGCTTTGTACTTCAAAACCACCGAAACTGCTTGCCGTTCCTCAAGGTGCAAAAACTCCAAAACGTTATCAGGCAAGGCGGGCATCCCCGTCATAGTTACCAAAAAGTCATTTACGTCCCTCTCGTAGGCGCGGCGAGTATTTTCGGAGCGCTTGTCGGCGAGTAATTGTTTGAGCACGTCAGGATCGGTATCTAGAGTATCGAAATATCTTTCAATTTTGGCATCGAGGTTCGCTTCCAGGCGGGCGATCCTCTTCGAGGGCAACGCTTCCGACAGTTCTGCTTTCATTATTTTTGCTATTAATAAGCGAAGTTATTAATGGCGCTCGCTGATTGGCTCTCTGGTGCTTGGTTTGGGTTGCTGCACCCTTTTGGTTTCTCAAGACCAATTTGAGGAAGCTGAGACGGCGGTGAGGGCGCAGTTAGATTGCAGTCGCTAATCATCCCTACCAACTCTCTTGGCGATCGCCAAGAGTTGCCACAATTTCCTCACTGTCAGTCGCTCCCATTCTCATGTCAATGCCAAGCAAACCCGGCAGCCCAACACTAAACCGAATGAATGCAGCAACCGCCCAACAATACGGGATTCTGTACGTTGAGCTATCTAGAACTTCAAACATTCAAATGTTTGAACATTCAAGCATCTAATCCTTGGGCTTTTCCATTGGGGTCGAACTTTTCGAGCGCTCGACTGAAAACAGAGATAGTTGTCGCGATCGAGCACCGTAATCCCCAACAGGTAAACCGTTCGTGCGGGCGACTCAAAAAGGAATCGGGAATCGCAAGGCGAGACAGTTTCTTGTTTTTAGAGGGGGGGTAAATGCTTAAACATTCAAACATCCAAATGTTTAGATGTCAGCTTCGGCATCGAACTGCTGAAGGTATTGAGCGACGGACTTTTCCACCAGCTCGCTCATTTCCTGGCCTGATTGCGCTGCTGCGGATTTAAGTTGGCGGTGCAGAAGTTTTGGCAGATAAACCGTAGTGCGAACAAAGTTGGGGTCTTTGCTTTTAGATAGCGCCACACTGGGTGAAAGGTCAGGTTCACCGGGCTTGAGTTTCTTGGCCTTCAGTAAATCATCAAAGCGACTCACGGCAGTATCTCCTTGCCGACAGCGGCGTAGCAACCCCAAGCAGTTTTAGCATAAGGGTCTTTGATAGCGTTTACGGGCACCCCGGCGAGGGCAGCTTTTTGAAATACCGCTAGCCTCCTTATATCAGACTTGAAAATGGGCAATCCCGCTTTTTCGATGGTTGCCCTAGATTCAGCCCCGACTTTACTCGGAGCAGGTGGGATGACTGTAAGCAGGATGCGGTAATTGGATTGCAGAGAATAGAGAGCTTCCACCATTTGCAGCATAGCGC
This genomic interval from Oscillatoria nigro-viridis PCC 7112 contains the following:
- a CDS encoding pentapeptide repeat-containing protein; its protein translation is MNSEEYLEGEEETEKFMPLLSLYEHHPEMEGPEVVNLYKDGWRDFSGMNLEGIVVQGEYLIDIDLSGSDLHSSIFQGCDLSGANLSDTNLENANLRSTCLVEANFSKANLTNAQLKYADLSGANLENTNLNNVSLAETNLTGTNFVSAQWQNIDTESALFCHTIMPDGSYKSDPVRVLETQELLRRYAAGERRFEGIVLYRADLRGVDLPNIIMPSAHFANANLSGVNFQESCLKRVNFRGANLSGANLCIANLRGANLSYTNLKDANLYAEMYGVDFTEANLSGAELLFTESAFFRNTTLPNGEVIIGPSEYASNWKR
- a CDS encoding DNA/RNA non-specific endonuclease is translated as MSQTRLHPNRILVDEIQPHKLYNSGFNVSLNNLAGFTPDDGEGASHRAALAWYAGTANLNESQFPSENGETIYRRLGDLEQNNIADVTKTWYTPEHTNASFTQGDTKAPWEGIGTGWFDSVLGGGSEFRPYDLDGYKFSLDEIQEFGYPNGWKNYLEGKRVSVTEDNTPIPAMRGDFAVPTLFNGNFDAIAAKLDSQPLPGWSLYNGDDKSVLQRSLVNAIGSNSGSTNYALALKSDESITHNPFVVPDWGNLRFDVHAPVASGKLRVTLETIDGNFKETNEIDLGKGLQIPNSMTDVSQVTSAYLNNLNAVGFGRNGFETFQMNLPTNNDVTKQYRGQPATLKFELEGGESVYLDNVFFKSDSLNFGNPTEARWNIDEPAQNPYQTNLLLEKPQYTSSYNAVTGLPNWVSWQVDNTWSQRFVGRTGDQFIVDPDLPNNPNFPTWSRIDGTMYQGSGLDKGHLVPDKDRNRNQKDALATYMSTNLIPQAIDNNRLFRNNPDISPAWSRIESKLVEQLIFDYNKKLDITAGVFDTKPQNWSIQPKTRAPEALTEAQNQGNTNPTNLEANGIRIPGWTWKTILVSNKSNLGVQDILGSYTYITPNIPEPYTDWNGQPAVPNPLNQLLGENREPITSAEQWRTPSTWKISINQLENLLNAQGSDKVFNFLSNLPEDVRNRIKQQSDFQFPPP
- a CDS encoding pentapeptide repeat-containing protein; its protein translation is MSLQEIAKGRIAGADMIQQYRAGERNFTGIDLKYARLQWPCFIDINLSQADLRWVDFEIGRTRLINANMSDANMEKVSLVSAFMLNANLRGANLRNANLTNADLTNADLTNADLTNADLSGTELIGANLTKANITDIKTTKDTIFCQTIMPNGQVQTDSHRLTDVGEFLRLYDEGEREFRNLVLHEVDLSNVTLSGVNFLWQTRFSHVNLVGANLTDCNFGGIKRIIFSDLKNTHLINCEWRNPQIIYCDLRGAYLGLADMYAPEFTGSNLEGIQNLFGAEADVYFCNTTWVTGEFIPGPINATEHWRGEIRENEF
- the ltrA gene encoding group II intron reverse transcriptase/maturase, whose translation is MNKPNAELTIQERMDDSIQWNQINWKKLEKRVFKLQKRIYRASERGDLKAVRRLQKTLLNSWSAKCLAVRRVTQENQGKKTAGVDGVKSLTLLQRIDLVGQLKLTRKAKPTRRVWIPKPGTEEKRPLGIPVMKDRAIQALVKLALEPEWEARFESNSYGFRPGRSCHDAIEAIFNAIRYKPKFVLDADISKCFERINHPELLRKINTFPVMHRQIKAWLKAGVMDNGIFEETEKGTPQGGVISPLLANIALHGMENRIKQYATTLKGGKRDNQYALTLVRYADDFVILHEKLEVVLECQRIIQNWLKQIGLELKPAKTRIAHTLKPLAENQPGFDFLGFTIRQFKVGKYQSGENAQRKKLGFKTIIKPSALKIKTHLEKIAEIIDAHKAASQAALISRLNPIIRGWSNYYSTVCSKEIYSKLDFLMYQKLRRWANLRHPNKTKKWVAGKYWQTIGNNHWVFATRLEGNCSLTSVKHSDTPISKHTKVKGDACPYDGNLIYWSTRMGTHPEVPTTVAKLLKRQKGKCPHCGLHFKPGDIWEIDHINPKANGGRNTMDNFQLLHRHCHDSKTKEDLAGMRDKHPVTQEPCEAKVSRTVLKTSRRGDSLA
- a CDS encoding tyrosine-type recombinase/integrase is translated as MKAELSEALPSKRIARLEANLDAKIERYFDTLDTDPDVLKQLLADKRSENTRRAYERDVNDFLVTMTGMPALPDNVLEFLHLEERQAVSVVLKYKAKLIDKGLKEATVNRRLAAVKSLVEMGRKLGVCHYTLGDIKGEKIVGYRDTTGVDRATFERILSGCDLATKAGKRDYALLRLLWGNALRRNEISQLNVRDFDPAGKTLRILGKGRGTQSEVVDLGVATVRAIADWLEERGSCSPDSPLFIALDSAHSGHRLSGDGICKMVVRYSEKAGIKKQMSPHRIRHSAITAALDATDGDVRKVQKLSRHRNLNTLMVYDDNRSRDQGAVTDLLDGMF
- a CDS encoding ribbon-helix-helix domain-containing protein; amino-acid sequence: MSRFDDLLKAKKLKPGEPDLSPSVALSKSKDPNFVRTTVYLPKLLHRQLKSAAAQSGQEMSELVEKSVAQYLQQFDAEADI